In the genome of Planctomycetota bacterium, one region contains:
- a CDS encoding DUF1552 domain-containing protein, giving the protein MSDGRERLARRELLGRLGVGGAVLPFLGNLPSLAHAAAAGPKQRLVIVFSPDGTVRKNFWPAAGSFTALWDSASPAALPPILAPLEPFRDRLLTLKGVCNKIRGDGDGHMRGIGCLLTGVELFPGNIQGGSDTPAGWSSGPSIDQQIRAHLQARPDTATRFGSLEFGVLVPERADTWTRMIYAGPNRPVAPIDDPYRMFARLYGQARDREALSSVLDDVVDDLRAVAAAVPAADRRILEEHAALVRGLETELAAQRAAAAHPVPVLEPGILEDNDRMPQISRMQIELVVAALAADFTRVASLQYTNSVGQARMKWLGVDEGQHDLSHEPNGNEAAQEKLTKINTWYAGEIAHLARRLAETPEPDGSGSLLDHTTILWTNELGEGNSHTRNDIPWVLVGGGLGFTTGRALEFPGVPHNRFLLSLAHAFGVTGLERFGNPDFCADGPLTGLA; this is encoded by the coding sequence ATGAGCGACGGGCGCGAGCGATTGGCGCGGCGTGAGCTGCTTGGCCGCCTCGGGGTCGGCGGGGCGGTGCTGCCGTTCCTCGGCAACCTCCCCAGCCTCGCCCATGCGGCTGCGGCCGGGCCGAAGCAGCGCCTCGTCATCGTCTTCTCCCCGGACGGAACGGTGCGGAAGAACTTCTGGCCCGCCGCCGGATCGTTCACCGCGCTTTGGGACTCCGCGTCTCCCGCCGCGCTCCCGCCGATCCTCGCCCCGCTCGAGCCGTTTCGTGACCGGCTCCTGACGCTCAAGGGGGTTTGCAACAAGATCCGCGGCGACGGCGACGGGCACATGCGCGGGATCGGCTGCCTGCTGACCGGCGTCGAACTGTTTCCCGGCAACATCCAGGGGGGCAGCGACACGCCGGCCGGCTGGTCGAGCGGGCCGTCGATCGACCAGCAGATCCGCGCCCACCTCCAGGCCCGGCCCGACACCGCGACCCGGTTCGGGTCGCTCGAGTTCGGCGTCCTCGTGCCCGAGCGGGCCGATACCTGGACGCGGATGATCTACGCCGGCCCCAACCGCCCCGTGGCACCGATCGACGATCCCTACCGGATGTTCGCCCGGCTCTACGGCCAGGCCCGCGACCGCGAGGCTTTGTCCAGCGTGCTCGACGACGTCGTCGACGATCTCCGTGCCGTGGCGGCGGCGGTGCCGGCCGCCGACCGGCGGATCCTCGAGGAGCACGCGGCGCTGGTCCGCGGGCTGGAGACGGAACTGGCGGCGCAGCGCGCCGCGGCCGCCCACCCGGTGCCGGTGCTCGAGCCGGGGATCCTCGAGGACAACGACCGGATGCCGCAGATCAGCCGGATGCAGATCGAGCTGGTGGTGGCGGCGCTGGCGGCCGATTTCACGCGCGTCGCGAGCCTCCAATACACCAACTCCGTCGGCCAGGCGCGGATGAAATGGCTCGGGGTCGACGAGGGGCAGCACGACTTGTCGCACGAGCCCAACGGCAACGAAGCGGCCCAGGAAAAACTGACGAAGATCAACACCTGGTATGCCGGCGAGATCGCCCACCTCGCCCGGCGCCTCGCCGAGACGCCCGAGCCCGACGGCTCCGGGTCGCTCCTCGACCACACCACGATCCTCTGGACCAACGAGCTCGGCGAGGGCAACTCCCACACCCGCAACGACATCCCGTGGGTCCTCGTCGGTGGCGGCCTGGGGTTCACGACGGGCCGGGCCCTGGAGTTTCCCGGCGTCCCGCACAACCGCTTCCTGCTGTCGCTGGCCCACGCCTTCGGAGTCACCGGCCTGGAGCGCTTCGGCAACCCCGATTTCTGTGCCGATGGCCCGCTTACCGGCCTGGCCTGA